In the Eremothecium cymbalariae DBVPG#7215 chromosome 7, complete sequence genome, one interval contains:
- the SEC18 gene encoding AAA family ATPase SEC18 (similar to Ashbya gossypii AER169C) gives MEKLGLSGKLPSFGRATHTPSPPDMSRIDPTPKQMRIVNCPNNALALMNVVAVSPSDFADNIYIAVDDFFVFTTRQTSAVQPGTLGFNGNQRTWGGWSLNQEVKARAFDMFRQSGKQAYLGVLDLEISFRVRSKAVDVQFDQDELAKQLIKTFDSQIFTATQYLVFEFKGHIFDLRVRSLQTIDLGDVEISSAASSSIEAKGILVKQTQINFFKGRGGLVNLKSSNSLRPRSDAVIRSDFKFEDLGVGGLDREFTKIFRRAFASRIFPPAVIEKLGISHVKGLLLYGPPGTGKTLIARKIGTMLNAKEPKIVNGPEILSKYVGSSEENIRNLFKDAEAEYKAKGEDSSLHIIIFDELDSVFKQRGSRGDGTGVGDNVVNQLLAKMDGVDQLNNILVIGMTNRKDLIDNALLRPGRFEVQVEIQLPDEPGRVQIFEIQTKKMRENNMLAPDVNLKELAALTKNFSGAEIEGLVKSASSFAINKTVNIGEGKTKMNEKDIASMKVTRNDFMNALNEVTPAFGISEEDLKTCVESGIIYYSPKVEEILKHGSRYVRQVQESSKSRLVSLLVHGPAGSGKTALAAAIALNSKFPFVRMISPVEIAGMSETAKISFIDNTFRDAYKSPLNILVIDSIETLVDWVPIGPRFSNNILQVLKVYLKRKPPNDRRLLIISTTSAHSVLRQMDIQSCFDNEIAVPNISSIDEFNKVMIESNFLDDAGRVYVINELAKLSPQLNAGIKRVLTNIETARYDDDPANEIIDLMAQTV, from the coding sequence ATGGAGAAGCTAGGGTTATCAGGGAAGTTGCCTTCATTTGGCAGAGCTACACATACACCATCTCCTCCAGATATGAGTCGTATTGATCCTACGCCAAAACAAATGAGAATTGTCAATTGTCCTAACAATGCGCTGGCGTTAATGAATGTGGTGGCCGTATCGCCTTCTGATTTTGCAGATAATATCTATATTGCAGTGGacgatttttttgttttcacGACGAGGCAGACATCTGCTGTTCAGCCGGGTACTTTAGGGTTCAATGGGAACCAGCGTACTTGGGGTGGGTGGTCGTTGAATCAAGAGGTTAAGGCGAGGGCGTTTGATATGTTCCGGCAATCTGGGAAACAGGCGTACTTGGGTGTTCTTGACCTGGAAATTTCGTTTAGAGTACGTTCTAAGGCTGTAGATGTTCAATTTGACCAGGATGAATTGGCCAAGCAGCTTATTAAGACGTTTGATTCACAGATTTTCACGGCGACGCAGTATCTCGTTTTTGAGTTTAAGGGACATATCTTTGATTTGCGTGTGAGAAGCTTGCAAACAATTGATCTAGGAGATGTGGAAATTTCTAGTGCGGCATCTTCTAGCATCGAGGCCAAGGGTATTCTAGTGAAGCAAACAcaaatcaatttcttcaagGGCAGGGGTGGTCTGGTGAACTTGAAGTCTTCGAATTCTTTAAGGCCTAGGTCGGACGCAGTTATCCGTTcagattttaaatttgagGATCTTGGTGTTGGTGGTCTGGACAGGGAATTTACCAAGATCTTTAGAAGAGCGTTTGCAAGTAGGATATTTCCTCCTGCAGTGATTGAGAAGCTAGGTATTTCTCATGTCAAGGGTCTATTGTTATATGGACCACCAGGAACTGGTAAGACGTTGATTGCGAGGAAGATTGGTACTATGCTAAATGCCAAGGAACCCAAGATTGTCAATGGTCCCGAAATATTGAGTAAGTATGTTGGATCATCCGAGGAAAATATTCGTAACTTGTTTAAAGACGCAGAGGCAGAATACAAAGCCAAAGGTGAGGATTCTTCTTTACACattataatttttgatgaGTTGGACTCTGTTTTTAAGCAAAGGGGGTCACGGGGTGATGGGACCGGTGTAGGAGACAATGTGGTCAACCAGTTATTAGCCAAGATGGACGGTGTGGACCAACtaaacaatatattagttATCGGTATGACAAATCGTAAAGATTTAATTGATAACGCATTGTTACGTCCCGGTAGATTTGAAGTTCAGGTTGAAATCCAACTTCCAGATGAACCAGGAAGAGttcaaatctttgaaatccAAACCAAGAAAATGAGAGAAAATAACATGTTGGCGCCTGACGTCAATCTGAAAGAGCTAGCTGCTTTAACCAAGAATTTCTCTGGTGCTGAGATAGAAGGGTTGGTTAAAAGTGCAAGTTCATTTGCCATTAACAAAACTGTAAACATTGGAGAAGGTAAAACCAAAATGAACGAGAAGGACATTGCGTCTATGAAGGTTACTAGAAATGACTTCATGAACGCACTAAATGAAGTTACGCCCGCTTTTGGTATCAGTGAGGAGGATTTGAAGACTTGTGTGGAAAGCGGAATAATTTACTACTCTCCAAAGGTTGAAGAGATTTTGAAACACGGCTCTCGTTATGTTCGTCAAGTCCAAGAGAGTAGCAAATCAAGACTTGTTTCCTTATTAGTTCATGGGCCCGCAGGCTCGGGAAAGACTGCCTTGGCAGCTGCCATCGCGTTGAATTCCAAATTCCCCTTTGTAAGAATGATTTCTCCAGTAGAAATCGCGGGCATGTCCGAAACTGCAAAAATTTCATTCATTGATAACACCTTCAGAGATGCCTATAAGTCTCCTTTGAACATTTTAGTCATCGATTCCATTGAAACTTTAGTCGACTGGGTCCCAATTGGACCTAGGTTTTCGAACAATATCTTGCAAGTCTTGAAggtttatttgaaaagaaagcCCCCAAACGACCGCCGTCTGCTAATCATTTCCACCACATCTGCGCACAGTGTCCTTCGACAAATGGATATCCAAAGCTGCTTCGACAATGAGATAGCCGTCCCAAATATATCCTCCATCGACGAATTTAACAAAGTCATGATTGAATCCAATTTCTTGGATGACGCCGGCAGAGTCTACGTCATTAATGAGCTAGCAAAGCTATCCCCACAGTTAAATGCCGGCATTAAAAGGGTCCTAACCAACATTGAAACCGCCAGATATGATGACGATCCAGCCAACGAAATCATAGACCTCATGGCACAAACAGTTTAA
- the EMC10 gene encoding Emc10p (similar to Ashbya gossypii AER170C) codes for MLLWVISIQSVLSHASKEPIVLYAETVTTKEKHPLCSLVYFHETETSPEHYQVIDVNNDLPPGPYCVGAAINNKPYACHAYLTLETPLDYDLHIHRDTNKTPYKLSLTTNPEASGIIPIITDSKPGPQAAIKKLKKSTKTYQDKRANSGSATASFGEGSEPDKRSFIQKNWKLILLGILVYALFNRKPEES; via the exons ATGCTGCTATGGGTTATTTCAATCCAGAGTGTTCTCTCCCATGCCTCTAAGGAGCCTATCGTTCTCTATGCCGAGACGGTAACCACTAAAGAGAAACACCCTCTATGTTCTCTGGTTTACTTCCACGAAACGGAAACCTCACCTGAGCACTATCAAGTTATAGATGTAAACAACGATCTTCCCCCGGGTCCATATTGCGTAGGTGCCGCTATCAACAATAAGCCATATGCCTGCCATGCTTACCTCACT CTCGAAACTCCCTTAGATTACGACTTACACATTCACAGGGATACCAATAAAACCCCTTACAAACTGTCCCTAACGACAAATCCTGAGGCTTCTGGAATCAtaccaataataactgATTCCAAACCTGGTCCCCAAGCTGCTATtaagaaattaaaaaaatctaCAAAAACCTACCAAGATAAGAGGGCTAATTCAGGATCTGCAACTGCTTCATTTGGAGAAGGTTCAGAACCAGACAAAAGAAGTttcattcaaaagaattggaagCTAATTTTATTAGGCATCTTAGTATACGCTTTATTCAACAGAAAGCCGGAAGAAAGCTAG
- the YOS9 gene encoding Yos9p (similar to Ashbya gossypii AER171W) — translation MFSGYRRRFFQDVSFAIIFMGLLSQAISDIPTILRGSKRYFMQAIDGNVFDRMFLLEGDNKSQYGTVEEFVDGSKYYVPDNTNGSQPISNIEEQEASIVEYASKIVNEELKTNKCLKSMGTWTYTICYDGRVRNVTQSFRWANFPDDILLGESVHDSEAEEPLKLLKDEDGYYLSEVLGSGAICSLTGEFRTTEIIYRCDGDVRTDRLKSAVEVGTCKYKLTATLGKLCELPLLSQNAFPNESNTIYFEKGDSGLLDVSSWLDHYEVDRVAGHFYLLSTYSKQLNNDALFVLLYTRFSMVEPNNASISQNILYKDALMAAMDILKSGLSRFSIFPKLVLIEKHELYLRVIDYQHNTLSILRLYQGSDNSLDMTTVDPEVVGNMEKGNFYNYCDEYLKQKKVSDYK, via the coding sequence ATGTTTTCCGGATATAGAAGGCGTTTCTTTCAAGATGTGTCGTTTGCCATTATCTTTATGGGGCTGCTGAGTCAAGCGATATCCGATATTCCTACAATTCTAAGGGGTAGCAAGAGGTACTTCATGCAAGCGATTGATGGTAATGTGTTTGATAGGatgtttttattggaaGGTGACAACAAATCACAGTATGGAACCGTTGAGGAATTTGTAGATGGGTCTAAGTACTACGTCCCCGATAATACGAATGGTAGCCAGCCtatatcaaatattgaagaacaGGAAGCGTCTATCGTAGAGTATGCATCGAAGattgttaatgaagaacTGAAAACGAACAAATGTCTAAAATCCATGGGTACATGGACATATACTATCTGCTATGATGGTCGGGTGAGGAATGTGACTCAGAGCTTTCGATGGGCCAATTTCCCCGACGACATTCTATTGGGGGAATCGGTGCATGATTCTGAAGCAGAGGAACCATTAAAATTACtgaaagatgaagacgGTTATTACTTGAGTGAAGTTTTGGGGTCTGGTGCTATTTGTTCTCTCACTGGTGAATTTAGAACAACTGAAATCATCTACAGATGCGATGGAGATGTAAGAACAGATAGATTAAAAAGCGCAGTTGAGGTTGGGACCTGTAAGTATAAGTTGACAGCAACGTTAGGAAAATTATGTGAATTACCTTTGTTGTCTCAAAATGCTTTCCCCAATGAAAGtaatacaatatattttgaaaaaggagaTTCTGGACTCTTAGATGTTAGTTCTTGGTTGGACCATTATGAGGTAGATCGTGTGGCTGGTCATTTTTATCTCCTTTCAACGTATTCTAAGCAATTAAACAATGATGCGctttttgttcttttgtACACTCGATTCTCAATGGTGGAGCCCAATAATGCATCGATATCAcagaatatattatacaaagACGCTTTAATGGCTGCTATGGACATTTTGAAGTCCGGTTTATCCAGATTCTCAATCTTTCCCAAGTTAGTTCTCATAGAAAAACATGAATTATATCTGAGAGTAATAGATTATCAGCATAATACCTTATCCATTCTAAGATTATATCAAGGTTCAGATAACTCGCTAGATATGACAACAGTGGATCCTGAAGTTGTGGGGAACATGGAGAAAGGAAACTTTTACAATTATTGCGATGAATActtaaaacagaaaaaagTATCAGACTACAAATAA
- a CDS encoding uncharacterized protein (similar to Ashbya gossypii AER173C): protein MSLKRITKELNDLGRDPPTSCSAGPVGDDLYHWQASIMGPPDSPYAGGVFFLSIHFPTDYPFKPPKISFTTKIYHPNINANGNICLDILKDQWSPALTISKVLLSICSLLTDANPDDPLVPEIAHIYKTDRAKYEATAKEWTKKYAI, encoded by the coding sequence ATGTCGTTAAAACGTATTACCAAGGAACTAAATGATTTGGGCAGGGACCCTCCAACATCCTGTTCGGCAGGGCCCGTTGGAGACGATTTGTACCACTGGCAGGCGTCTATCATGGGGCCTCCAGACTCGCCATACGCGGGAGGAGTGTTTTTCCTATCCATCCATTTCCCCACGGACTATCCCTTCAAACCGCCAAAGATTTCGTTCACAACCAAGATATATCATCCTAATATCAATGCGAACGGGAACATTTGTTTAGACATCTTGAAGGACCAGTGGTCTCCAGCGTTGACTATATCGAAGGTGTTGCTTTCCATCTGCTCATTGTTGACAGATGCCAATCCGGACGATCCGTTGGTGCCTGAGATTGCTCATATTTACAAGACCGATAGAGCTAAGTACGAGGCTACCGCTAAGGAATGGACGAAGAAGTATGCTATTTGA